One window of Bacillus alkalicellulosilyticus genomic DNA carries:
- the pcrA gene encoding DNA helicase PcrA, with the protein MQSKLIEKMLAGLNPEQREAVKTTDGPLLLMAGAGSGKTRVLTHRIAYLLREKGVAPWNILAITFTNKAAREMKDRVASLVGPTAEEIWISTFHSMCVRILRRDSNRIGINSNFTILDSSDQLSVIKQILKTKNIDPKKFDPRGILGSISSAKNELKRAADFMKTASGLYDETAAEVYVEYEKQLKKNQSLDFDDLIMTTIHLFSLVPEVLEYYQNKFQYIHVDEYQDTNRAQYMLVNMLSAKLKNICVVGDSDQSIYRWRGADITNILSFEEDYPNAKVILLEQNYRSTKVILNAANTVISNNSNRKPKNLWTENSEGEKIFYYEADSEHDEAYFVTDKIKEATRNGSHKNSEIAILYRTNAQSRVIEEMLLKSNIDYNIVGGTKFYDRKEIKDVLAYLRLVGNPDDDISLERIINVPKRGIGAATVDKIREFAADQGISMFRVLQEIEELGLSARVVSKLREFADQMNNWIQMQDYLSVTELVEELLDKTGYRDALRAENTIESQSRLENIDEFLSVTQDFEKKNEDKSLIAFLTDLALVADIDKLDEETEKPKDAVILMTLHSAKGLEFPLVFLIGMEEGIFPHSRSLFEEDEMEEERRLAYVGITRAEKMLYLTSAKMRTLYGRTNVNPPSRFIQEVPEDCLDCIQKEAPPQPSWMKTSREQPQRQTQQIVRPTIGTTGGEQFGWKVGDKAEHKKWGIGTVVSLKGEGEHIELDIAFSPPTGIKRLFAKFAPITKV; encoded by the coding sequence ATGCAAAGTAAACTGATAGAAAAAATGCTAGCAGGATTGAATCCTGAGCAACGAGAGGCAGTTAAAACAACAGACGGCCCTCTTTTGCTTATGGCAGGAGCAGGTAGTGGAAAAACAAGAGTATTAACACATCGTATTGCTTATTTACTTCGAGAAAAAGGTGTGGCACCTTGGAATATTTTAGCGATTACATTTACGAATAAAGCAGCGAGAGAGATGAAAGACCGTGTAGCCAGTCTAGTTGGACCAACAGCCGAAGAAATTTGGATTTCAACGTTTCACTCGATGTGTGTGAGAATCCTAAGAAGAGATAGCAACCGAATCGGAATAAATAGTAATTTCACAATCTTAGATAGCTCTGACCAGTTATCTGTGATTAAACAAATTTTAAAAACAAAAAACATTGACCCTAAAAAGTTTGACCCAAGGGGAATCCTCGGTAGTATTAGTTCGGCTAAGAATGAATTAAAAAGAGCAGCTGACTTTATGAAAACGGCTTCGGGCTTATACGATGAAACAGCAGCTGAAGTGTATGTGGAATATGAGAAGCAATTAAAGAAAAATCAATCTCTTGATTTTGATGATTTAATCATGACGACGATTCACTTGTTTTCCCTCGTTCCTGAAGTCCTGGAGTATTATCAAAATAAATTTCAATACATTCATGTCGATGAGTATCAGGATACGAATAGAGCTCAATATATGTTAGTAAATATGTTAAGTGCAAAGCTGAAGAATATTTGTGTTGTTGGGGACTCAGATCAGTCGATTTACCGCTGGCGTGGGGCGGATATTACTAATATTCTTTCATTTGAAGAGGACTACCCAAATGCGAAAGTAATCTTACTTGAACAAAACTATCGTTCGACCAAAGTTATTTTAAATGCAGCGAATACGGTCATTAGCAATAATTCAAACCGAAAGCCGAAAAACCTTTGGACCGAAAATAGTGAAGGAGAAAAAATCTTTTACTATGAAGCCGACTCAGAGCATGATGAAGCTTATTTTGTAACAGATAAGATTAAAGAGGCGACAAGAAATGGTTCTCATAAAAACTCTGAGATCGCTATCTTATATCGAACCAATGCTCAGTCTCGTGTGATTGAGGAAATGTTATTAAAATCCAATATCGATTATAATATTGTTGGCGGAACAAAATTCTATGACCGCAAAGAGATTAAGGATGTATTAGCTTACCTCCGATTAGTAGGAAATCCTGATGATGATATTAGCTTGGAGAGAATCATAAATGTACCAAAGCGTGGAATTGGTGCGGCCACAGTCGATAAAATTAGAGAGTTTGCAGCTGACCAAGGTATTTCCATGTTCCGCGTGCTTCAAGAGATTGAAGAACTAGGTTTAAGTGCAAGAGTGGTTAGTAAGCTAAGAGAGTTTGCAGACCAAATGAACAATTGGATTCAAATGCAAGACTATTTATCAGTAACAGAACTAGTTGAAGAGCTACTTGATAAAACGGGATATCGTGATGCGTTACGTGCTGAAAATACGATTGAATCGCAAAGTCGATTAGAGAACATAGATGAATTTTTATCAGTAACCCAAGACTTTGAAAAGAAAAATGAAGATAAATCGTTAATTGCCTTTTTAACCGATCTTGCATTAGTTGCTGATATTGATAAGCTAGATGAAGAGACGGAAAAACCTAAAGATGCTGTTATATTAATGACGCTTCACTCAGCCAAAGGGCTAGAGTTTCCACTCGTCTTTTTAATTGGTATGGAAGAAGGGATTTTTCCACATAGTCGTTCATTGTTTGAAGAAGATGAAATGGAAGAAGAGCGTCGTCTGGCATATGTAGGGATTACGAGAGCAGAGAAAATGCTTTATTTAACAAGCGCGAAAATGAGAACATTGTATGGAAGAACGAATGTCAATCCACCATCACGTTTCATTCAAGAAGTACCAGAAGATTGCTTAGATTGCATTCAAAAGGAAGCACCACCACAGCCATCCTGGATGAAAACTTCACGAGAACAGCCGCAACGACAGACACAACAAATTGTTCGACCGACAATAGGTACAACAGGTGGAGAACAATTCGGTTGGAAAGTCGGAGACAAAGCCGAGCATAAAAAGTGGGGAATTGGAACGGTAGTAAGTTTAAAAGGTGAAGGAGAACATATTGAACTTGATATTGCCTTTTCTCCACCG
- a CDS encoding heptaprenylglyceryl phosphate synthase yields the protein MLEFKDWKHTFKFDPNKEITDEQIELLCESGTDGIIVGGTDGVTLDNTLFLLSKIRRYAIPCALEISNIEAVTPGFDHYLIPTVLNSNDVTWVTKLHHEAVKQFGHLVNWDEILMEGYCIVNPDSKVAQLTEANTDLTVDDIVAYAQMAEHMFHLPIFYLEYSGAYGSPQIVQAVKSVLQETKLVYGGGITTVEKAKEMAQYADTIVVGNLIYEDFNTALETIKAVK from the coding sequence ATGCTAGAGTTTAAAGATTGGAAACATACATTTAAGTTTGATCCGAATAAAGAGATAACAGATGAACAGATTGAGTTACTCTGTGAATCAGGGACGGATGGCATCATTGTTGGAGGAACGGATGGGGTAACTCTTGATAATACACTATTTTTACTTTCAAAAATTCGCCGTTATGCTATTCCCTGTGCACTAGAAATTTCTAATATAGAAGCCGTTACACCTGGATTTGACCATTATTTAATTCCAACGGTGCTTAACAGCAATGATGTGACATGGGTGACAAAGCTTCACCATGAGGCTGTAAAACAGTTTGGACATTTGGTCAATTGGGATGAAATTTTGATGGAAGGATATTGTATTGTTAATCCAGATTCAAAGGTTGCTCAATTAACCGAAGCAAATACAGACTTAACAGTAGATGACATTGTGGCGTATGCTCAGATGGCTGAACATATGTTTCATCTTCCTATCTTTTATTTAGAATATAGTGGAGCATATGGTTCTCCTCAAATTGTACAAGCTGTCAAATCTGTCTTACAAGAGACGAAGCTCGTGTACGGCGGGGGAATTACAACTGTTGAAAAAGCTAAAGAAATGGCACAGTATGCAGATACGATAGTCGTTGGTAACCTTATATATGAAGATTTTAATACAGCGCTAGAAACGATCAAAGCTGTGAAATAG